GTTTTCCTTTCCTTGAATTTTGTAAATATTGGGGCTTATTAACTTTTTTGTGATTTTATTATCCTAACTATTTTATCCACCTTTTCTAATGGTAGCTGTGGGTATATGGGTAAACAGAGCACCTGGCTTGCCACCTGCTCTGCCACGGGTAGGTTATCGGCTGATGCCGATGGTAGCCCACGGTAGGTTGGAAACTGGCTAATGAGAGGGTAAAAATACCTACGCCCAAAAATGTTGTATTGCTTCAGATTTTCGTATACCGCATCGCGGCTGGTTCCAAACTCTTTGTGATCAATGAGAATGGGAAAGTAAGGATAGTTGTGCTGAACACCCTCCATATCGTGCAGAACCCTAATTCCGGGGATATTGGCAAGTTGTTCACGGTAACGATCTGCAACAGCCTTGCGCTTTTCAATGGCCTCTTCCACATACTTCAGCTGCAGCAGCCCATAGGCCGACTGAATCTCATTCATCTTGGCATTGATTCCTGGTGCCACAACAGTTACCTCATCGGCAAAACCAAAATTCTTGAGATAATCTATACGCTTCTTTGTTTTCTCATCGTGGCAAATAATGGCTCCACCCTCAATGGTGTTGTATACCTTGGTGGCGTGGAAGCTCAGCACGGAGAGGTCGCCAAAGTTCATCACTGATTGGCCTCCAATTCTAACATTAAAAGCGTGGCAAGCATCGTAAATCACCTTTAGCCCGTAGGTATCTGCAATTTTTGCAATCTCATCCACCTTGCATGGATTGCCATACACATGCACCGGAAGAATGGCGGTAGTTTTTGGGGTGATGGCCGCCTCAATTTTCTTAGGGTCAAGGTTGAAAAAGTCTGCCTCAACGTCGCAAAATATGGGCTTTATTCCATTCCAATGCAGAGCGTGGGTAGTAGCCACAAAGCTGTAGGGTGATGTTATCACCTCACCAGTGATACGCAGCGTTTGAAGAGCAGTAATTAAGGCCATGGTCCCATTGGAAAAGAGGCTAATGTAGGGTACGCCAAGAAACTTGGCTAGCTCGCTCTCCAGTGCCTGATGGTATTTTCCATTGTTGGTGAGCCATTTGGTAGTCCAAATATCCTTCAGTAGCTCATGAAACTCCTCAAGTGGTGGCAACTCGGGTTGTGTTACTAAAATGGGGTTATCCTCTCTACTTTCCATTTCGTATTTTGTTTGAAAGTGATCCAACTATGGTTTTCAGTTCGTTAATAGCGTCTAATCGTAATAGCAAAGAAACTAAAAAATAGGTTGCAACAGCCACGCTACCCTGGCAAAGCACCATTCCTATATCGCCAAAGGGTACAACCAACTTTATGCCGTATGCGGCTCCAGCCATTATAACACTCGAGAGCAGGTAAGGCGCAAGGTCGATGAGCTGCTCCTTTACCGGATAGCCTATTAGCTTGCCAGAGTAATAGCTGTTGATTAGGTAGGAGATATAGGCAGATACAACTAAGCTGACAACCAGCCCGTAAATTCCCCAGAATAGCCCCACGATTATTAGAGCAACACCCATTATCTTTTTCACAATTTCCAGCTTCAAGTAAAGGTCGGAGCGACCTTTGACTTTGAGTATGTTGAGATTGGTTGTTTGAAGTGTGTATAGCATTCCTGCCAGTGCCAGCAGCTGAATAAACGGAACGGAAGGGAGCCACTTGGCCGTTAGCAAAATTGCCACTACCGGCTTAGCCATCACCATGAGCCCAAGCATAATTGGAAAGTTGACAAATACCTGCAGCTGAAGAATTTTTTTGTAGGTCTGCTTCAACTTCACATTGTCGTCCTGTATGGTAGCCATTGCTGGGAAGGTAACCCCACCAATTACGTTTGATAGTATGAGTACCGGTATCTCCTGCAGCTTCTTTGCCTGCGTGTAGAATCCTAGGCTTTGAATGGAAAACCGCTTGTTAATAATCCAGGAAAAGGCACTTTGGTAGATGTTTTCCAAGAGACTTGAAAACAAAATATTTGACCCAAATCCAAAGAGACTCCTCAACGATTGAAAGCTGAATT
This portion of the Williamwhitmania sp. genome encodes:
- a CDS encoding DegT/DnrJ/EryC1/StrS family aminotransferase translates to MESREDNPILVTQPELPPLEEFHELLKDIWTTKWLTNNGKYHQALESELAKFLGVPYISLFSNGTMALITALQTLRITGEVITSPYSFVATTHALHWNGIKPIFCDVEADFFNLDPKKIEAAITPKTTAILPVHVYGNPCKVDEIAKIADTYGLKVIYDACHAFNVRIGGQSVMNFGDLSVLSFHATKVYNTIEGGAIICHDEKTKKRIDYLKNFGFADEVTVVAPGINAKMNEIQSAYGLLQLKYVEEAIEKRKAVADRYREQLANIPGIRVLHDMEGVQHNYPYFPILIDHKEFGTSRDAVYENLKQYNIFGRRYFYPLISQFPTYRGLPSASADNLPVAEQVASQVLCLPIYPQLPLEKVDKIVRIIKSQKS
- a CDS encoding lipopolysaccharide biosynthesis protein, with translation MINQELRDKTIRATVWNLVEKLGVLGIGLFINIILARLLSPTEYGLIGNIAIFTVIANTFLDSGFGASLIQKQKTSQIDYSTIFFFNLGIGVVLYGILFAIAPWVASYFQQPILKSLLRVVGLMLIFNSFGLIQATLFTKNLNFKTQSKAALVSNLLSGVIAVSMAFLGFGVWSLAVQVLSAVIFKTTLLWYFSDWRPTRQFSFQSLRSLFGFGSNILFSSLLENIYQSAFSWIINKRFSIQSLGFYTQAKKLQEIPVLILSNVIGGVTFPAMATIQDDNVKLKQTYKKILQLQVFVNFPIMLGLMVMAKPVVAILLTAKWLPSVPFIQLLALAGMLYTLQTTNLNILKVKGRSDLYLKLEIVKKIMGVALIIVGLFWGIYGLVVSLVVSAYISYLINSYYSGKLIGYPVKEQLIDLAPYLLSSVIMAGAAYGIKLVVPFGDIGMVLCQGSVAVATYFLVSLLLRLDAINELKTIVGSLSNKIRNGK